A window of Cytobacillus sp. FSL H8-0458 genomic DNA:
TAAAAATAAACGACGTCACCAGGTATGAAATTCCGGCCTCTTTTTGTAACAATCGACAGGTCATGATCATAATTCCAGTCCCATACAAGTAGTCCCTGAAATAGTGTATTGAAGCGGCTGACAGAGATGGAGTCCAATACAGCTTTATAAAAAATCAGCACAATGGCTGTTGTGCATTCAAAAGCATATTCCCAGCTGTTCGTGAACACATCCATTATCGCATCTGACGGTAAAACAGATGGATCAAGCAGGTATCCATATTTTGTCCTTCTCCATATGCGCGGATTGAAGCGTGATGTGTTAAAGGGTGCAAATTCCACACGGCTCCCATGAAGCTGCCTGGCTGCTTTAATAATATTCTCCCTTAAAAGGATATCAAATAGCAGTTCATGCATTGAATCGTATTGATGAGTCTCAGGACTGCTCTCGAGCGCCAGATAAATTTCACGCTGAACTCCAATAAAGCTGGAAGCCCCCGGTTTATTCTGATTATTCGAAAGGATAATCATTCTCTTCCCCCCTTCAAATGAACTTATAGTAGCTTATGGTTTCATTTACAGGAGGGTTCCTTCATTCTTTGACTTCCTTCACGTTATCCAATCCAAGTTATTTATTATCGGAAAATATCTTTTTTTCTGAAATAAGCTTGCTTTTTATTCCAGATTCCCTGTACAATATTCAACATATTCTTAAGTTTCAGACTATACTTATAATTATTTTACAACAGGAGGATATTTTCATGGCGACTTTTTTAGGATCAATTGTTTTGCTGATTGCAGGTTATGCCATTTATTCCAAGGTAGTGGAGCGTATTTTTGGTATAAATGACAGCAGCCCTACACCCGCTTATACGGAAAAAGACGGAATGGACTTTGTTCCAATGAGCTGGTGGAAAGGCAGCTTGATTCAACTTTTAAATATTGCTGGGCTAGGTCCCATTTTCGGTGCAATTATGGGGGCATTATATGGGCCCGCAGCTTTTATCTGGATTGTTGCCGGATCTATTTTTGCCGGGGCGATTCATGATTATTTTTCAGGAATGCTTTCTCTAAGGCATAAGGGGGAACAATTTCCAAGCATTGTCGGAAGATATTTAGGAAAACCGGCCAAAACGTTCATTAATATCTTTTCAATTCTCTTAATGGTTTTAGTTGCCGCTGCATTTACTGCCGGTCCGGCACAGCTGATTTCAAGCATAACTCCATTAAGTTTTATGGCATCATTGCTCATTATTTTTGCTTACTTTATCCTGGCAGCTGTTTTGCCTGTAAACCGTATAATCGGAAAGATTTATCCTCTGTTTGGAGCAATTTTAATCTTTATGGCAGTTTCCATTGCAGTTGCACTGCTTTTCAGCGAAAAATCCATACCGAATGTAACACTGTCTAATCTTCATCCTGGTGAACTTCCAATCTGGCCTTTACTGATGGTCACCATTTCATGCGGAGCGATATCAGGTTTTCATTCAACACAAAGTCCGATTGTCTCACGCACATTAAAAAAGGAAAGTGATGGAAGAAAGGTTTTCTATGGTGCCATGATTGGCGAAGGAATTATTGCCTTAATCTGGGCAGCAGCGGGCATGACCCTTTTCGGCGGAACAGGAGGGCTTCAGGATGCATTAGCGGCTGGCGGTCCAGCGGGAGTGGTTAATGAAATTTCCGGCAGCCTCCTTGGTACGTTTGGAGGAATCCTTGCTATACTAGGTGTAATCATCCTGCCAATTACAACCGGAGATACCGCCCTGCGTTCCTCAAGAATGATGCTGGCAGAATCACTTTCGTCTTTAATAAAAATGGATGGGAAATGGAAGGTTATCATCACCACTTTACCTGTGGCTCTTCCTACTTTATATCTGGCAACAATCGATTACTCATTCCTTTGGAGATATGTCGGATGGACAAATCAGGTTACAGCGGCGGTCATGCTTTGGACAGCTACCATGTATCTTTTGAAAAATAACAAATTCCATTGGATTAGCGGTGTTCCTGCATTGTTTATGACCGGTGTAGTATCCACCTATATCTTCTATGCCCCTGAAGGCTTTCAAATGGATTATCAACTATCAATGCTTATCGGATCAGTCATTACATTCATTATTACAGGCTGGTATGTTTATCAAATCGTAAAACAAAAGCAGCTGAGCAAGAACAAACCCAGCCTAAAAGCTGCTTAAAACGTAAAAAAATGCACCTAACACAAGAGTGAAGGTGCATTTTTTAATTGGCTGGTCCCTTACAGATCAATTCTCTTATTTTGAATTAAGCCTTTAAAAACTCTCAGCCTGTAATTAGGAAGGTTTTCCACTGCCTTAAGCGGGTAATGAATACTAACAGTTAAAGGAGGTTATAACCATGGCGGATAAAACCAATTCAGAAAAAAATAATTCGATAGAACAAGAAAAAAAGAAAGAAAACAATAGAGATATCGAACCCCAAAGAGAGCCTGAAAAACCTCAGGAAGAAAACCGGAAATAAGGAGGATGAACAATATGGCCGACAAAAACATTCAGGATGGAAAGATGGATAACCCCGAACAATATAAAACCGAAAAAGAAAGTTTATTTGACAAGTATGAAAGCGAAAAGAATGTTGATCCTATTCCAATGGAAGACTTAAAGCAAGAGAAAGAAGAAGAAAAAAACGGATCCAAAATAAAGAGCAGTTCATCAACAGAGGAAAAGTACAAAGCAGACTTTGAAACTATAAAAAAGAAAAAGCTGTTTGGCGATAAATATGACGATGGAACAAGAACATAAATAAGGCAGGATACTATGAAGGACAAAATCAGGATAAAAAGAAATATGTAAATTAAACTCCTGGCACCCAAAAGTGCCAGGCTTTTTTACTAATATGGCTTTATTATCTTATTAAAATCCTTATAGTGTTTCAGATAGTAATCAGCTCCAGGGGCTTCATTCTGAAAAAGGCAGGTCCTAATGCCAAGTTTCTTTGCCGGCAGGATGTCTATTTCCCTGTCCCCTATTGCTAAATCAACCTTATGCTTGTCATGCAGAAATTCATAAGAAGCTGTGTGAGGCTTGCGGGGATAGCCATCGTCTCCTGCTACCATATCGGTAAAGTATCCATCTAATTTATGGAAGGTTAATATGGAAAGAACATCATCTCTTTCCTTGTGAGTCATAATTACATTCTTATCAGCCTGCTTTAATACTTGCTCCACATCAGGAAAAGGCTTTAAATCACTTGGACGCAACTGTCTCGCCCTCATCCTGGTTGTCTTTATTTGTTTGTCATTTAATTTAAAATGTTGAAAAGCATCGCTGAAAGAAACCTTTAGCTGACAAAAAATCTCTTCATCGGAAACCTTTTTATCACTCATAACCTCTCTGACGATCGCTGTGTAAGCTGGATATGTATCAAATAAAGTGCCATCAAAATCCCAAAGTATATTCAACAGGCAAAGCTCCCTTCTATTTTCTTTTTATCCTCTTATTTAGTTATTATACCTCCAGCCAATCTATTAAACTGCTTTTCCATTGTTATTAAATTACTTTGACAAACCTATATCACAATGCTAATTTTATAGCTATAAGACAAAAAACATAGCCCTGAAAAATGGGTGAATTGTTAAAGGATGAATAAAAATGAACAAAGAAATTATTAAGTTAATCAGAAAGAGCTATAACATGACACAGCGTGATTTCGCAAGAGTTGTAAGCTGCAGCTTCTCTTTAATAGCTCTGGTTGAGGTGGGCAAGAGAAGAGTAACAGCTGATCTGGAAAACAAGATCAAAATTGCTTTTGACCTCGATGACCAGCAGATGCAGTCACTTGCTTCTCTTGTTTCGGAAATCAGCAAAGTCCCCCCTTTCATGTAATCAGAGGCGGCCGTTTTAAAAACTTCCCTTCTAAGATAATATCGGCCACAAAGCAGCAGCCCGTCATTAAAATAGGCATTTGCCGTGCCTCTCCGCCCATTTATGCATAGATTATAAGGAGTTAGAGGATTTTTGCATAAAAGGAGAGTGCCCAATGTATCCATATGGCTATTATCAAGGTTATCTTCCTCAGCCAGCAGCCCACTTCACCCCTGAATATGAAATTCAGCAGTTCGAACAATATGATACTGACAGACAGCCCCAGCAGCTCGAAAGAAGAGTTACTGCTCTGGAAAGGCAAAATCAGGATCAATCCAGAGAGATTACACGCCTTAACAGGCAGCTCGTCAATTTGACTGACCAGGTTAGAATGCTTAATCAGACCGTTGACCGCCATACACGAAGACTTAATCGCCTAAACCAAAGACTAAGAGCAGT
This region includes:
- a CDS encoding protein-glutamine gamma-glutamyltransferase, which translates into the protein MIILSNNQNKPGASSFIGVQREIYLALESSPETHQYDSMHELLFDILLRENIIKAARQLHGSRVEFAPFNTSRFNPRIWRRTKYGYLLDPSVLPSDAIMDVFTNSWEYAFECTTAIVLIFYKAVLDSISVSRFNTLFQGLLVWDWNYDHDLSIVTKRGRNFIPGDVVYFYNPDYDHPVWTGENSVYLGGGMFFGHGVGMESEAGMIRALNTLRKPGATRDAYLISQHSRLNVKYLSQFAKRPLSLV
- a CDS encoding carbon starvation CstA family protein; the encoded protein is MATFLGSIVLLIAGYAIYSKVVERIFGINDSSPTPAYTEKDGMDFVPMSWWKGSLIQLLNIAGLGPIFGAIMGALYGPAAFIWIVAGSIFAGAIHDYFSGMLSLRHKGEQFPSIVGRYLGKPAKTFINIFSILLMVLVAAAFTAGPAQLISSITPLSFMASLLIIFAYFILAAVLPVNRIIGKIYPLFGAILIFMAVSIAVALLFSEKSIPNVTLSNLHPGELPIWPLLMVTISCGAISGFHSTQSPIVSRTLKKESDGRKVFYGAMIGEGIIALIWAAAGMTLFGGTGGLQDALAAGGPAGVVNEISGSLLGTFGGILAILGVIILPITTGDTALRSSRMMLAESLSSLIKMDGKWKVIITTLPVALPTLYLATIDYSFLWRYVGWTNQVTAAVMLWTATMYLLKNNKFHWISGVPALFMTGVVSTYIFYAPEGFQMDYQLSMLIGSVITFIITGWYVYQIVKQKQLSKNKPSLKAA
- a CDS encoding 3-methyladenine DNA glycosylase — protein: MADKTNSEKNNSIEQEKKKENNRDIEPQREPEKPQEENRK
- a CDS encoding HAD-IA family hydrolase, whose amino-acid sequence is MNILWDFDGTLFDTYPAYTAIVREVMSDKKVSDEEIFCQLKVSFSDAFQHFKLNDKQIKTTRMRARQLRPSDLKPFPDVEQVLKQADKNVIMTHKERDDVLSILTFHKLDGYFTDMVAGDDGYPRKPHTASYEFLHDKHKVDLAIGDREIDILPAKKLGIRTCLFQNEAPGADYYLKHYKDFNKIIKPY
- a CDS encoding helix-turn-helix domain-containing protein, with the translated sequence MNKEIIKLIRKSYNMTQRDFARVVSCSFSLIALVEVGKRRVTADLENKIKIAFDLDDQQMQSLASLVSEISKVPPFM